CCTTCTACCGTTACACCTATGTATTCTGCTTGTTCTACACTCAGTACGTCAAGCTCCACTCCGATCTTCTTCAAATGCAGCATAGCTACTTTCTCATCAAGATGCTTTGGTAGCATGTATACTTTGTTTTCGTATTGATCCGTGTTAGTCCACAGTTCGATCTGAGCCAAAGTTTGGTTTGTGAATGAATTAGACATTACAAATGATGGGTGACCAGTTGCACATCCCAAATTCACCAAACGACCTTCTGCCAACAAGATGATATGTTTCCCATCTAAGTCATAAAGATCCACTTGTGGTTTGATCTCATCCTTCGATGCATTTTGGTTCAACCATGCCACATCGATTTCATTATCAAAGTGTCCAATGTTACAAACGATCGTTTTGTCCTTCATCGCTTTGAAATGACGTCCTACTACGATGTCCTTGTTACCCGTAGTAGTAACTACGATATCTGCCTCAGATACGGCATTATCCATTTTCTTCACTTCAAAACCATCCATTGCAGCCTGCAGCGCACATATTGGGTCGATTTCTGTCACGATCACTCTCGCACCAGCCCCTCTCAAGGAAGCTGCAGAACCTTTCCCAACATCACCGTACCCTGCAACGACAGCTACTTTTCCCGCCATCATTACATCAGTAGCTCTTCTGATCGCATCTACCAAAGACTCCTTACATCCATATTTGTTATCAAATTTAGACTTAGTCACAGAGTCATTTACATTGATAGCTGGCATAGGCAAGGTGCCTTTAGCTTCTCTCTCCTGAAGTCTATGAACACCAGTAGTCGTTTCTTCAGATAGACCTTTGATGTCTTTCACCAACTCTGGATATCTATCCAACACCATGTTGGTTAAATCTCCACCATCATCCAAAATCATATTCAAAGGCTTACCACCTTCGAATGCAAACAAAGTCTGCTCGATACACCAATCGAATTCTTCTTCATTCATGCCTTTCCAGGCAAACACTGGAATCCCTGCTTCTGCTATAGCAGCTGCAGCATGATCCTGAGTAGAGAATATGTTACAAGAAGACCAAGTTACTTCTGCACCAAGCTCAACCAATGTCTCAATTAATACAGCGGTTTGGATGGTCATGTGTAAACATCCTGCGATTCTAGCTCCTTTTAGAATTTTAGAAGCACCATACTCTTCTCTCAAAGACATCAAACCTGGCATTTCTGCCTCGGCCAATTCAATTTCTTTGCGACCCCAAGCGGCCAAACTGATATCTTTTACTTTGTGTTTTAATTGTGTATCTATCATTATCTTCTATGAATTTCAAAATTCGGTAAGCAAAGGTAATGCAAATGAGACAAACCAATTACGGTTTTTAAGGGCTACTATCAACGAATTGTCAATCTAAAAAGCTGACTTCCTTGAAATTGTAAGTTCTGAGACATTGTTGATCCCAGACCATCAGTTGACCGTTCTCATTCACCCCTTTTATGATCCCTCTAAATTTTCCTTTTCCGTCCTGAAAGTTTCTTTCCCTCTCCTTACCAAATAAGCTTGCCTCATACTCACTCATCAAGTTAATCCCCTCTTGTACTTGAGAATATCTCTTTTCTATTTGAATCAAAACTTCTTCCGCCAACTCGTCAAGGTTCACCTCTACCTTATTATGGATAATCAAACTGGTGGCATTGGGTAATTCAAATGACACCTGATTCGCATTGAGGCCAATCCCTACTACTGAATAATCAATCTGACTTCCTCTAATGGTATTTTCTATCAAAATACCACCAAGCTTTTTCTCTCCTAGATAGATATCATTCGGCCACTTCACTTTTAGTTGCTCATTGGTAAACTTCCTAATCGCGTCTAAGATACCAAGAGAAACAATGGTATGGAGTTGGAATTGCCTATCGAGAGAGACAAAATGTGGCTTGATAATGAATGAAAAAGTCAGGTTCTTACCCGGCTCTGAATGCCAGCTATTTCCTCGCTGTCCTTTGCCTGCAGTTTGATCTTCAGTGATCACCACCATACCTTCCCTGGCATGGCCATGGTTCACTAATGACATGGCTACTTCGTTAGTAGAATGACATTGTGGCAGAAAGATGACCTTTTTACCTAGAAATTGAGTTTTGGCAAAGAATTTATGCAAGATTAATTGATTAATTTTGTGCAAAATTAGAGACAATATATGACAGAAGTAAAGGGAGTTAAAGAATCTGAGCAATTAGAGGAGATAGTGGTCAAAGGAATGCAAGAAAAAAAGGCTTCTGATATAGTTGTCATTGATTTGAAAGAGATCGGAAATGCAGTTGCCAATTATTTCGTAATTTGCTCAGGAAATTCTGACACTCAGCTCGATGCAATAGCCGACTCAGTAGAAGAAGAAGTCTATAAAGCACTGGGCATCAACCCCTGGCAAAAGGAAGGCAAAGAAAACAAAGAGTGGATTTTGCTAGACTATGCCGACGTAGTGGTTCACATCTTTAGAAAGGATCGTAGAGAATTTTACTCACTCGAAAAGCTCTGGGGAGACGCCAAGGTGACTCAGATAGAAGATTTATAAACCTGGCAAGCGATATCGCGTTACAAAGATTTTTAAGAATAAAACATAATGGCAGAAAAACCAAGAACAAAAAATACGGCCGGCCAGCCCAATGGAAATAAGCCGAATTACCAAATATGGGTAATCATTGGCTTGATGACCTTCATTTTCGGCATATCGTATTTTTCGAATAACAATTCCGCAAAAGAGATTTCCTTCAAGCGATTTGAAGACATGGTAATGAGCCATGACGTGAAGCGTGTCGTTTTGATCGGCAATCAAAACATAGTTGAAGTTACCCTCAAGGAAGAAGCATTAGAAAACAGCAAGTACAAACTAGAGTTGGAGAACCAAAACAGCCTCGGCATGTCTGGTTCAAACCCTCATTACTTCTTCAAAATTGAAAGCAAAGACATTTTCGTCAAAAAGAAAGACGAACTGAATGCCAGACTGAATGGTGGTGCTGACTATGAGTATCTAGTTGACGAAAGATCAGACTACACTAACATATTTCTTAACTCCGGATTCTTCATTATTATCATCTTAGGATTCTGGTTTTTGATGAGAAGAATGACTGGCGGTGGCGGTCCAGGTGGTCAAATTTTCAACATAGGAAAATCAAGAGCTGCTCTATTTGATGCTGAAAACAAAGTGAAAATCACCTTCGACAATGTAGCTGGTTTAGACGAAGCAAAAGAAGAGGTGAAAGAAATTGTAGAGTTCCTGAAAAACCCAACCAAGTTCACCAAGTTAGGTGGTAAAATCCCTAAGGGAGCGCTATTGGTAGGCCCTCCAGGTACAGGTAAAACTTTGCTAGCGAAAGCAGTAGCTGGTGAAGCAGGTGTCCCTTTCTTCACATTGTCAGGCTCTGACTTTGTTGAGATGTTTGTAGGAGTGGGTGCTGCCAGAGTTAGAGACTTATTCAAACAAGCAAAAGAAAAAGCGCCTTGTATTGTATTTATTGATGAGATCGATGCAATCGGTAGATCAAGAGGGAAAGGCCAAATGCCAGGATCTAATGATGAAAGAGAAAACACACTCAACTCTCTACTTGTAGAAATGGACGGTTTCTCTACCGATTCTGGGGTAATTATTCTGGCTGCTACTAACAGACCAGACGTGCTAGATTCTGCTTTGCTAAGACCTGGAAGATTTGATAGACAAATCGGTATTGACAAACCAGATATTATTGGAAGAGATGCTATTTTCAAAGTACATCTAGGACCTTTGAAAATCGACAAGAAGGTAGATTCCAAAAAATTAGCAGCACAAACTCCTGGGTTTGCAGGTGCTGAAATCGCCAACGTTTGTAACGAAGCAGCGTTGATAGCTGCAAGAAAAGACAAGAAGGCAGTAGATCTCAAAGACTTCCAGGATGCCATTGACAGAGTGATTGGTGGTTTGGAGAAGAAAAGCAAGATCATCTCTCCTGAAGAAAAGAAAATTGTGGCTTATCACGAAGCTGGACATGCAGTTGCAGGCTGGTTCCTCGAACATGCAGATCCATTGGTAAAGGTAAGTATCGTCCCAAGAGGTATGGCTGCTTTGGGGTATGCGCAATACTTACCAAAGGAGCAGTACCTCTACCAAACCGAACAACTGCTAGACGAAATGTGTATGGCCTTGGGTGGTAGAGCTGCAGAGGACATCGTCTTTGGTAAGATATCTACAGGGGCACTTAGTGATCTGGAAAGAATCACAAAAATGGCATACAGCATAGTGACTGTATATGGTATGAACGAGGCGATAGGAAATCTTTCTTTCTACGATTCTAAGCAATCTGAATACAATTTCAACAAACCATATTCGGATGCTACTGCGGAAAAAATAGATAAAGAGGTCAAGACTATTATCGACCAGGCCTATGCCCGAACCAAAGATCTGTTGACAGATAAGAAAGAAGAATTGGAAAAAATCGCTCAGGCACTTCTTGAGAAGGAAATCATTTTCCAGCAAGATCTGGAAGACTTGATTGGTAAACGTCCATTCGAAAAAGAAACAAACTACCAGGCCTTTACCAATGGCAAAGGAGTAGAAGAACAAAAAAATGAAGAGGCGCTCGAAGAATTAAAATCTACAGTTAAATCAGAAGTAGAACAAGAGGATTCGAAAGACTCAGAACTCGACAGGGATTTAGAACAATCCTCTGCTGAAAATCCAAAGTAAAAAAATTAAATTGGGGCTTTTATCAAGCCCCAATTTTTTTTGATGGATCTTCATATCCCAGAACTACAACCCGGAAAAAAGATATATTTCGCCAGTGATTTTCATCTTGGCTCACCTGATCTCGTCTCTTCAATTGCCCGGGAAAAAAAGATTGTCAATTGGCTAAAATCAATTACTAACGATGCGCAAGCACTAGTATTGGTTGGAGACTTATTTGATTTTTGGTTCGAATACAAAAAATCAATTCCTAAAGGACATATACGTTTTCTCGGACAACTAGCAACCATGGCTGATCTAGGAATCCCCATCATTGTCTTTGTGGGTAATCATGACCTGTGGCTAAAAGATTATTTAAAAGAACAGCTAGGGGCTAACATCATACATCACCCCAAGTCATTTAGCTTAAATGACAAAAAATTTTACATCGCTCATGGTGATGGTTTAGATCCAAAGGATAAAAAATTTCGAGCAATTAAGGCGGTATTCACCAACCCCATATGTCAATACCTTTTTCGTTGGCTACATCCAGATATAGGAATCGCACTTGCAGACTGGTGGTCCAGCAAGAGTAAAGACAGTAAACTTGGACAACATGAAGATCAACATTTGGTAGACCATAGCCACAAGCTACACCAAAACTCTCCTCATGATTTTTACATATATGGCGATTGTCATGTTGCCAGAACAGAGACCATCGAAGAAGGCCTGTATTGCAACCTCGGCGATTGGATCCACCATTACTCTTATGCCGAATTTGACGGGAAAGATTTACACCTAAAACGTTTTCAAGAATGAGGTTTTGGCTTCTGTTTTTATTGTCTCTGTCGTCAACAGTTCAGGCCAAAGCTCAATGGAAATTGGTCAAAGAAATAGCAGGTGATTTCCAACAAATAGAAGTTGATCACAAAGGAGACATTTATACCATTCAATCGAATGGGACAGTTTCTAAATACAATAAAGAGGGAGCACTATTGGTAGAGTATTCTCCTAGCTTTAATCAACCAGTAGATCAAATAGACATCAATAGTCAATTCAAGGTATTTCTGTTCTATCGGGACTTTCAGGAGGCAGTCCTTCTCAATCGCTATTTATCAGACCCGGTTACTATCAATTTTTCAAATTATGACGTGAACTTTGTTTCGGATCTAGCTCCAGACCTCAATCAAAACCTATGGACAATCAATCTTGGCGACCTCTCAATGAAACTAGTCGATCCAATTCAAAAAAGAATTCTTGAAACCAAAAGCCTCGCAAAAATCCTGAATCAATCAAAAACGGATCAATTACAACTCAAAAGTCATAACAATAGAACGTACCTTATTCAGAACTATCAGAAAATATATGTTTTCGATAATCTCGGGAATTACACTTATTCATTTGATATAGACTCACCAAATGAGCCCTCCTTTTGGAAAGATGAACTCTATTTTAAGAACAAAGAAGAGCTCGTACTGATCAACCTATACAATCATGAAAAACGACGCTTTCAGATCCCAAATCAAAAAGCACAAAAAATTCGTTATACAGGGTCTCAGCTGATACTTTTGCATCCCACAGGATTAAGTATATATGACTAACTTAGCGCCCAATTGACTTCAATGAATTGAATGAAAATTAAACTAAGACATATTGGATTGAGTCTGGTCGCTTCGATGTGGCTTTTCGCTTGTGCCAACGATCCGGATTGTGCACTTGAGCAACCAGAAAGCATTGTTAAGATTGTGTTTTATGATAATGAAACGGAAGAAAAAACTGAGGTTAAGTATGATTTGATTGAGGCAAGCGGGAGTGACTCTATTTTATACAACCGAGCGGACACGTTAGCCTTATTCAACATGCCAGTCAACCCATCCGTTGACACACTGTCCTATTACTTTGTGACCGGTGTGAGTATTGATTCTGTGACCGTCACTTATCAAAGAAAACTGGACTGGCTATCGGAAGAGTGCGGGCCCTATTTCAAATTTAGCGAACTGAAAATCGTCACTCACACCTTCGATTCGATTAGTGTGACTGACCCAATAATTGACAAAGAAGTTAATGAAAATATCAAAATATATATTTTTTAGTTTCAGTCTTCTGTTTATAACTAAAACCCTATCTGCTCAGGAATATATATATGAAAAACGCGAGCGAGATTGGAAACCGTCAGAGGTGTTTTTTTCTGCCGATGTTGTTGGGCTTGGACGCTTGATTTCAGGAGATATTCAATCTGAGTTTCAAACGAAGATTGATTTCGACCAATTCTACCTTGCATTAGATGGTGGTAGAAGTGACCTATCTTCATCAGGAAACGGCTTCAACTATAGCAGTTCAGGATATTTTTTTAGAGTTGGGCCTCAAGCGAATCTTATACCATACAATAAAAACAGAAGTAGCATTTTTTTTGGTGTCAATTATGCTCAGTCTCTCTTTTCAGATCAAATAGATTACCGAGTAATACAGTCAGCTTGGGGTGAACAGGACTTAAGCTTTAAAAACGACAATCTAACTGCCAGATGGTTTGAAGCCAATCTAGGCATACAGGCACGGATATTTGGACCGATCTATTTAGGCTACACCATTCGTTTTAAGATGGCCAAAAAACTTTCAGGAGAAGGCGTATTAGAAGCGTATGAGATTCCAGGTTTTGGAAGAGCCTCTAGCTCCGCGACTTTCGGGTTCAACTATTATATCATTTACCGATTAGGATTCAGGGACAAACCAATTCCTGCCAAACCAAGGAAAATCAAAGTAAAGGACGAAAACGATTCGAACTAAGCTCCAATCCAAATGAAGCAATTGAACCTTTTCGAAAAACGAAGAATCAATCGATTCATTTTCGCAATTATTCTATCATTTGCATCCCTTTCAATAGGGGTAGGAGGATTCATTTGGATCGAAAACTACAATCTAGCAGAGGCCTTTTACATGTCTATCATCACGATTTCGACTGTTGGCTACAATGAAATCCACCCGCTTTCGGCTGATGGCAGAATGTTCGCTAGTTTTTATATCATTCTCAACTTGGGGATTTTTGCCTATGTTGTGTCTGTTATCTCCACTTATATTTTCGAAGGAGAATTAAATCAAATTTATAAGAAGTACTTGTACCATAAAGAAGTCAAAAAAATGAAAGACCATGTAATAGTATGTGGATATGGTAGAAATGGTGCCAAAGCCTGTGAAGAACTCGCAAATAGCAATGTCTCATTTGTAATCATTGAAAGGGACGAAGAACTGGCCAATTCAATTGTTCAAAACACCAGTTTCAAAGTGGTGCAAGGAGATGCTACCTCGGACGAAGTACTTGAGACCGCTGGAATTGCTCTTGCAAAATCCATCATCATTTCACTTCCTAATGATGCGGAAAACGTTTTCCTCACTTTGACTTCCAGAGATTTCAACAAAGACATCAAAATAATAGTACGAGCTTCAGAAGAAAGCTCCGAGAAAAAATTGCTTAGAGCTGGCGCAGATAAGGTGATCATGCCCGATGCGGTTGGAGGTTTGCACATGGCCCAGCACATCACCAAACCAGTAGTCATAGATTATCTAGAAAGTCTATCTGGATCCGATGAGAATGGGCTTCAACTGGAGGAAATTCACATAAAAGATCTCAAAAGTGAATTTGTAAACAAGAGCATCGGTGAATTAGATATTAGAAAGGTTAGCGGTGTATCCATTTTAGGACTTAGAAAAGGAGAGGAAAAATTTCTTTTCAATCCTAATTCACATGAAAAGCTTTTGACAGAAACAGTGATCATTATCATTGGACAACTCGAAGAAATAAAATCCTTCAAAGGCCATTTTCTTGCATAAATAAAGCCCGATGAACCGGGCTTTATTACTACTTTCAATATTTTCTATCTCCTTATTTGGCTACTGCTGTCTTAGGCATCAAAATCTCCTGCTCAGCTTCTATACCAAATTGAATCACTTTTCTTGCTTCAATTAATTTCTCTAAGGCAAAATCAATCTGCTCATGGGTATGGGAAGCCATCAAAGAAAATCTAATCAAAGAATCTCCGCTTTGTACGGCAGGAGATATAACTGGATTGACAAAAACCCCATTTTCAACGAGGAACTGAGTTACCTGAAAGGTTTTCTCATTATCCCTTACATAAATTGGTATAATAGGAGACTCAGTAGGTCCAATCTCAAAATCCAATTCCCTTAAACTCTTAATGGCGTAATTGGTATTGTCCCAGAGTTTTTCCATCAATTGCGGCTCATTCTTCATGAGATCCAAAGCTGCCAGTGCACTTGCAGCTGATGATGGAGGAATACTAGCAGAAAAAATCAAAGACCTGGCATGATGTTTCATAAAGTCAATCGCAACCTTATCAGCTGCAACAAATCCACCCAATGATGCCAATGACTTGCTGAACGTTCCTACGATGAAATCCACATCATCAACCAAACCAAAATGAGAGGCTGTTCCAGAACCATTTTTTCCAATTACTCCAACGGCATGAGCATCATCAACTATAATTTCGGCTTTATATCTTTTGGCTAAATCAACAATTGCAGGAAGTTTAGCAATATCACCTTCCATACTAAAGATTCCGTCTACTACAATCATTTTAACCGCATCAGATGGCAATTTGGCCAACTGTGCCTCAAGAGAGGTCATGTCATTATGACGATATTTCACCACTTTTGAAAATGACAATCGAGTTCCGTCTATAATAGAGGCATGATCAAATTCATCGATGATTATGTAATCATTACGACCAGTCAAACAGGAAATTACGCCCAAATTAGTCTGAAAACCTGTACTAAAAATCAAGGCAGCTTCTTTCTCAAAAAACTCTGCAAGTTTATTTTCAAGTTCAATGTGCAAGTCCAACGTCCCATTCAAAAATCGAGAACCCGCACAACCAGTACCATACTTATCTACTGCCTCCTTCGCTGCCTCTTTTACCTTCGGATGATTCGTAAGTCCTAAATAACTATTAGAGCCAAACATTAGAACTTTCTTACCATTGATCATCACCTCTGTATCCTGATCAGAGCTGATTTCTCGAAAGTAAGGATACAGTCCTGCATTTTTAACCTCATCAGCATAGGTAAATTTTGCAAGACGTTCTTTTAAAATACTCATTCAATAAGTCAGTTTACTTGCTAAAAGCACCACCCGGAATGGCACTCTTAATTTTTATCAATAATTTCTTTAAAGTGAGTTAGATCGCCTTTTTAAACAATCTGTGCCTCTTATATACTTTTCCGTTGATCTTCTTCAACGCGTTATTCATCATTTCGTTGCTCTCCAAAACCCAAGAGGCCTCACCATACTCATGGTTTTTCCTCTGACTTTCTTCGAAAGACTTATAATAGAAGTAGGCGTCTATTCCTAGCTTCCTATATTCTTCGACAATCCCAAGGGTAATAACCCTCACTCGATTTATCTTTCTTTTGTAATAAAGTAGTTTAAAAATCCCAAAAGGCAGCAAACGACCTCTTTTTAGCCTTTTTAAGACCATATTAAAATCGGGTAAACTCAAGGAAAAACCAATGGGTTCTCCATTTGCCTCAGCGATTAATAAAAAATCAGGATCTAGGATCATTTTCAAATCCTTTGCTGTATGCTTAAACTCTTCCTCAAGCATCGGTACAAATCCCCAATTCTTTTCCCAAGCCTTGTTATAAATCTTAAAAACCCGATCAATCTCGCCATTGAAATCATTCATACGAGCTTTTCGAATCGTAACCCCCTTAGTTTCTAGCCTACTTTTAAGCAAGTCAGACATACGAACCAATTTATCAGGTAGATCGGCAGTCATGATTTTGTAGGATAATATATCCATGTCTTTTTCAAAACCATATTTCTCTAGAAATTCAGAATAATAAGGCTTGTTATACGTCATCATAACTGTTGGTGGATGATCATATCCATCTACCAAAACACCACAAGTCTCATTAGTGGAATAATTGTATGGACCAGTAAATTGTTCAACTCCTTTGGAAGCCACCCATTCAGCTGCTTTGTCCAGCAAAGCTTTGGCAACCTCATAATCCTCAATAACATCAAAAAAACCAAAACTCCCAGAGTTTTCTCCTGTGTACTCGATGTAATTGTTGTTTTTGATTGCAGCAATTCGTCCTACTACTTCTTCTCCTTTTAGTGCTATAAAAAAATCTGCTTCAGAATGATTAAAGAAAGGGTATTTCTTTTTGTCCATCATGTCCTTTTGAGCTAAAAACAACTCTGGCACATAATTGTCATCATTTGCATACAAATCATGAGGAAAATCAATAAATCGCTTTAAATCACTCTTATTGGAAACTTTCTTGATCGTAAGCATTCTAGAAGTTATTGCAGGTACAGGAGAAATTAAACATTCCGCAAAGATATATGATTCATCAATTTATATATTGATTCGTTTGACTATGTTTCAACCTACAACCTTTTCAATCAACTGTCGGGGACCGCGTTTTGTCGAGAAAATGGCCAATGACTCTACAGATGTGTTCTATTTCAACTTTCCTTAATTCAGGAAAAATGGGCAAAGAAACGACCTCTTGTGTTATTTTTTTCGCAACCGGGAAGGAGTTGCCTTCAACATGAAACATAGGCAACTCTGGCAGTGGTTGCGAATAGTGAACATCAACCCCCACTCCATTTTCAGATAAATAGGAGATAAATTCATCTCGATTAGAACTGAGAATCACATACTGATGATAGACATGATGAGACGCTGAATAATTTTTGAGAAAACTGATTCCCGCACACTGTTTCAGTATGTCATTATAACTTCTTGCTATTTCAACTCTTCTTTCATTCCATCTAAACAAGTATTTAAGTTTCGCACAGAGAATTGCCGCCTGTAATTCATCCAATCGACTCGTAATACCTATCCTCTCGATATTTTTTTTTGAAACGCCACCCTGATTGGCCAATTTCCGAATCTCTGTAGCAAGTTCTCTATCTCGACTAACTACTGCTCCAGCATCACCTATGGCCCCAAGATTCTTGGTTGGATAAAAGCTATATGTAGCAGCTGACGATAATTGACCAGGACTGACCCCATCAAAACTCGCCCCATGAGCCTGTGCCGCATCTTCGATCAACATGATGCCCAGTCGGTCGCAAATGGCCTTTGCCTTGACAACATTCACCATCTGACCATACAAATGAACTACCAATAGCGCTTTGGTTTTCGAACTAACCATGTGTTCTATCAAGTCAAGATTCATCAATCCTGATTCGTCCACATCAACAAATACTGGTTTGGCTCCAGCATTTACAATGGCTGATGCTGTAGAAACCCAGGACACGGCCGTAGTAATCACTTCATCTCCAGAACCAATACCAAGTGCCTTTAGTGTCAAATAAATTGCATCCGTGCCATTCGCCACTCCTACTGTATGTTCCACTCCTAGGTACTGAGACCAACTATCTTCAAATTGAGACAAGTATGTCCCATTCAAAAATTGACCAGAATTCATCACTGCCTCCATCACGGAAAACAATTCATTCTCAATTGCAGCATGCTGCCTAGTTAGATCAAAAAAGGGAACCTCCATTAGAGATGCAATTTACTCATTCACTTAAATTTTGAATCAAAAAATTGGCTCTACAGGTGAAATCTCAACTACTAACTAGAGGATTAAATGCTTAGATTTGATGATTAATTGATCAAATAATCTAAGTGACTCAACAGGACTTAATCATAACGCCCATT
This is a stretch of genomic DNA from Reichenbachiella ulvae. It encodes these proteins:
- a CDS encoding DegT/DnrJ/EryC1/StrS family aminotransferase encodes the protein MEVPFFDLTRQHAAIENELFSVMEAVMNSGQFLNGTYLSQFEDSWSQYLGVEHTVGVANGTDAIYLTLKALGIGSGDEVITTAVSWVSTASAIVNAGAKPVFVDVDESGLMNLDLIEHMVSSKTKALLVVHLYGQMVNVVKAKAICDRLGIMLIEDAAQAHGASFDGVSPGQLSSAATYSFYPTKNLGAIGDAGAVVSRDRELATEIRKLANQGGVSKKNIERIGITSRLDELQAAILCAKLKYLFRWNERRVEIARSYNDILKQCAGISFLKNYSASHHVYHQYVILSSNRDEFISYLSENGVGVDVHYSQPLPELPMFHVEGNSFPVAKKITQEVVSLPIFPELRKVEIEHICRVIGHFLDKTRSPTVD